CTTAAGATGAATTGAATCAGTCCAATTATCAAACAAGCGATTAAAACACCACTGGTACCAAACTTAGCTGTAATAGCAAGTACCATAACATTTAACGCTGCTGCAGGACCTGTAACTTGAAGAGCAGAACCCCCAAAAATAGCAGCAAGTCCACCACCTATTGCTCCTGCAAGTAATCCAGCGCTTGCAGATAGACCACAAGACACTGCAAGTGCGATATTTAGTGGAATTGCCACAGAAACAACTGTTAGTGCAGCCATAGAATCTTGTAATAGGGTTTTGCTTTTTAAAACTTCTAACCAGTTATCTTTAATTTCACACGCAAAGTTTTTATAATTTTTAATTAATCCTCTATCATTTTTTTTTAAATTTAACTGGTTTTCAGAGTTTTTTAAGTTACCAAAAATAAAACGAGATTCATTTTTTTTCATACAATAGATATCTCACAACATTAAAGGTTTAAACATTGTTATGACTTTTCGAATTCTTTGCATTTAATATTTTTTGGATTGCATACTTTCATTATTTTATCTTTAATTATTATATTTAACCTTATATTATAAAGTAGGTGTTCAAATTTTATCAATAATTCATGGATCTCAAATCCATTTTCTTTAAATACATTTATAACTTCATAAGTTCCATTAGCTTGATAAGATGGATATCCAAATTTATTCAAGCATTTCATGCTATCATAATAATCGATAAAAGTAATAATATTGCCGGGTTTTGTAAAATCGTAGTTAAATTTTCCAGATAAAATATTATCAGAATAACTAGTACACTTTTTATTTTTCCATATGTGACCTTCAAAGCTGTATGGAGTTGTATTTGCAAAAATTTTAAAATTTATGAAAATTTGTATAAATATTAAAATTAATAGGTAAAATTTTTTCATAGAGTCTCCATTTTAGCATTTTATTTAAAAAAAGCAGAAATTTGAATTTAGCAGCTTACTATTTTTCAGTCAACTTTAAGTTATTATATTTTTTAATAAAAAAATTTAATAAAGATTATAAATATTTTTTTAAAATCAGTATTGTCATTATTTTTTCATTACGCATTTTAATTTTTGTTGTATAATTATATTAATTTTTTAAACTTATTAAAAGAAGGTGATTATGTTTAGTTTTTTAAATTCTATTTCTGTTGCGCCATCTTGGCTTTGGTTTGGATTTGTTGTTGTAATTTTAGTTTTATTGATAATTGATTTAAGCTTATTTAGTAGATTAAGTCAAAAAAAACATACAAAAATTGCTTTAATTGAAAGTGGTCTTTGGATTTTATTGGCAATAATATTTAATATTTGGTTTGGTTTTAATTATGGCGTTGAGCTAGGGATTGAATTTTTTACTGGATATTTGGTTGAAAAAACATTAAGTGTTGATAATATTTTTGTAATTTTATTAATATTTACTTCGTTTAAAATACCACGTGAGTATCAACATCGAGTATTATTTTATGGAGTATTAGGTGCAATTATAATGAGAGGTAGCTTTATTTTACTTGGCGCTCAATTGATACTTAATTTTAAATGGATTATTTATGTCTTTGGTGTTATTTTAATAATAACGGGTATAAAATTACTTAGAGAAACAGATTCACACACAAGTGGCAAAGATAATATTTTAGTTAAATTTATTAAAAAATTTATTCCAACTACTGATAAGTTTCATGGAAATAAATTTTTTATAAAAAAGTCAAAAAAATATTATGCAACACCTTTATTTTTGGCGTTAATTGTAATTGAGGCAACGGATTTAATTTTTGCAGTCGATTCTGTACCGGCTGTTTTTGCTGTTACCAATGATGCTTTTATTGCATTCTCTTCAAATATTTTAGCTATACTTGGATTAAGAGCGCTTTATTTTGTGTTTGCAGAGTGGATTGTTAAACTTAAGTATTTAAAGCCAGGTCTTGCAGTTATTTTATCATTTATAGGATTAAAAATGTTATTGATAGATGTAATTAAAATTCCAGGGTGGATGTCATTAATTGTGATTATATCGATTCTAACAACTGCAGGCTTAGGTTCCTGGTACTCAATAAAAAATCAAAAATTTAATAAATAATAAAATCTTCAATTAATTTTAATTGAAATAAAACTATTGATATACATTGAACTACTTGGGGGTTTTGCATCAACCATATTGTCAAAGTCATCTGAAAGCATAGAATTTGTTTTTACAAGTTCCCATTGAAAATAGCAGTTTTTTTCTTTTTGTTTTATACTTTTATTTATTAATTTCATTAAGCTTTCTAAGCGTGGAGCCGAAGTTTTAGAAACCATATATAAAGAATATATTGCTGCTACTGCAGGGTAGTTTTTTGCAGGAAACGTAACACTTTCGCTAACCACAGTTGAGTCGCTCACTGTTGTTTGTTTTGTTGATGTATAAGTGATGCCTTGCGTGAGTTTGAGTGATGCAAATAATGGTACACTTAATGATTCTTCTGCTCCTAATTGAAATGCCCAGGAGTAAGTATCAGATTCTGAAAAGCCGTGCGAAATTTGAAAAGTTCGGTTAAAAGAAATATCTGGATAAATTTGATCATAACCTTTTAATATCCATCTCGTGCTATATTCAATTGTTTCTTCTTTGCCGTTAGGGTCGATAAGCTTATATGGAATACTTTTATTTAGAATATCTTCATTATCTATATCTAAAAATGCGTTGCCAGTTAAGCCTGGTACGTAGTTAAATGGAAGATATGTAATGACTTCGCCCTTATTTGCTTTGTAGTAAAAGTAAAAGTCTAGCCCTATTAATGACCCACCTGTCGCCAAAGTTTCAATATTTTTATTGTAAAATTTTCCGTCTGTATATCGATATGTAACCGAATTCATTATTGGTTTATCCATTTCGATAAAAGTGATAGGATGATGACTAGTGTCTGCATAATTTACATAGTCTATTGTTATTGTTGAATAAGCATTATTTTCATGAAATCTTCGATAAATATTAGCATAACCTTCGCAGCCATCGTTTTTTGTGCATACAATTTGAGTGCCAATTTTATTGAGATCAAGGTTTTTGTAGGTTTCAAGGTTGACATTTTCTTTGCCCCAAGTTTGAGGAAGAGAATTGTTGTGGTTATAAAAATAGTCATCAATCCCATTCATTTTTGGAAGTGGAAAAGAAGATTCGTTTTTAAATAGCGCTGGCATTAAGTTATAGTAAATAATAGTGTTTTTTTCTGTTTTTGAAAATGAGTTAAAAGGTAACAAAATAGAAAAAATACAAACCGCTAAATTTATTGATATTTTATAAATTTTTGATTCTACTAAAAGCATTACGCAAACTCCTTCATAAGTATCAATCAAGTATTTAATGCCAAATTTTTAATAAAATTAGTCTAATTTTTAAAGTATAAAAATTAGACTAATTTTAATTTATTACGACAACTCATTTTGTTTTTATAAAATATAAAAAAATTTAATTATTTCAATAAATTAACTAAATTTTGCGTTTATTAGGTTAAACAAAAAAAGATTACCATAATCTTAATTGAGTTTAAAGTAAAAATATAATTGTAAAATTATATAACATCTGTCACCAAGGTTTTTTTGATAGCTGCAACTTCATCTAAGCTCAAGTGAAATCTTTTTTTACTAATCAGTTCATAATTGTAAGCCTCTAATTCTGCAGTATATGTCCCATAGCTTATTGGCAAAGTTACGTTAAATTTATATTTAAAAAATAAGTTGTTATTAACTAATGAAGCACTCATATAGGCGGCAAAGTTAAGAAGTTCAATTTTGAAAAATGACTGATTTCCATGAATTTCTGCTTCATGAGCCAGAGTCGAGCCAAGTACCCCCCAACTCGTAAAAGCTGATGAACCTATAAATATGACTTTGTTATTTTTGAAAGCATTGCCAAGTGTTATTCCTCTAAAAGGCAAATTCGATAAATAACTTATTGATTTTATTGTATTAGATGATTTTATTGAAAAAAGAGCGATTGCTAATTCTAAATTTTTTTGGTTGCAATTTGGTTTTGGAAGACTGTTATAACGAACAGGAATTTGAGCCATCTTGTTAAGATCTTCGCGTTCTTTATTTTGTTCAATAAACCCCTGTACAAGACAATAAAGCATTGAAAAAATAAATAAAAACGGTAAACATAAGCGAAAATAACCTTGAAGTTTGGATTGTAAGAGATTTTTAGTTGTATAAATATTCATGAATTTCTCTAGTAAAAAGAATAAAAACTTAACAATTCTAATTTATACAAGAAATATCTGTGCCAACTATAAATAACATATAAAAATCAATTATTTACATGAGTTTCCTTAAGAAAAAAAATCTGTGGTCGTATTTTTTTGTCTAAAATATAAACATATTCTTTTGAATACGACTAATTTTTAGTCATACTGAATTTATTTTGAAAGTAACTTCCTTAATATGTTTTATAAAAAAATTTTCAATTATGCTGTACTAATTGTTTTATTGCTTTTTATTAAAAATAGTTATTCATTTGAAAGAAAATATCTTTATGAAATTGTAAAAGAAACTTTAATTTTACATGAAAATTACGAATTAAATACTGAAAAGTTAGAAAAAAATTTTAATTTAATTGAAGAAATTGTTAAGTTTCAATTAAATATAGGTTATGAAAATGTTGATTTAGATTTGTATTTATTTTTAAAAGGTATTGTTAAAGATGATATCTATTCTTTGCAAACTTTATTGGTTGATATTGATTCAAAAAATTTATCATTAGATTTAACAAATTTAATTAATACTAGCATTGCAAAAAAAATGTCTTTTGCATTAAAAGAAAATAGAATTTCTAATAAAACAAAGATAGAATTAAAATTTAATAAAAATTTAAAATCATGTCATTATTATTTAAATGGAAAAGTTTTAAATAATATGAATCATTTTTTGTCACCTTCTGGAATTCCCATTTATCTTGCAATATATTGCGAAAAAAATTTTGAGGTACAAAGAATTATACCAGATGCTGCTCAGTCAGTTTATACTGTCCATTTTAATAATTTAAAAAATAAAAACAATATTCCAAGTACTTTACCAAATCCGTATCCCTCAATTTACGCAAAAAATTTAAAAAGTAACAATCAGGATAATAAATTGAATGAAATTGATGCTTATGAAATTAATTTTAGTAGTGGATATTTATTTAATTATAATAAGAAAATTCATAATCATTTTAATTATAACTCGATGTTAAGTATTAATAATTATTTATTACTACTTGGATATTCTAAAGTTATGGTGAATGCAAAAAATTTAACAATTTTAAGGAATAAAAGTTTATTTGATTATCCTATTTTTGAACCTAACAATTTATTTAAGGTTGCTTTCGGCCTTAAAGAAAATTTGTTGCATAATGAAAATTTGTTCCAATTATGTGTAAATTTTTTAATAATATCTTCTTATTTATTTGATTCAGATTTTAATTATCAAAGAGCTATGTATGGAGTTCAAAGTGGTTTAAGTGTTTCTTATGAATTTGTTGAAAATTGGAAAATTGGTTTAAATACATCATTAGGATATAACTGGGGAATATTAGGAAGTCCTTTTGTCGAGCATTCTTTAAATATAAGTTATCTATTTTATTAGATAATAAATGTCTGTGTTTCTTCTTGACTTGTTTTCTAACATCAACTTTATTACTAAAACGGCAGAGATGGCGGAATTGGTAGACGCGCTCGTTTCAGGTGCGAGTAGCTGCAAAGCTGTTGGAGTTCGAGTCTCCTTCTCTGCACCACAAATATTATATTTATTTTTTCTTACTCATCAGTTAGGCAATTTTGTGAATTTATGTTTCAAGATTTTTATTTTATTTGTATTTTTTATTTCTGTAAGTTGCGGAAAAGTGATTCCAGAAATTCGATATTTAAAAAGTGAAACCGTTGAACCTGAGCTTATTCATGTCTCCAATTCAGTTAAAGATAGACTGAGAAACCTTGGGGTAGGAGAGGATCTCCTTAGTAGAACAAAATATGTAACCATTAAATTTGAAGATGATTCTTATTTTAATAGCAAAAAAAATGGTGATAATGATGAGGCTGAATGTTCAAGATATAGTTCCAAATCAAAAACATACGATAACGTGATCTATCTTAAAAGCTTAATAAAGATTAGAAAATCATTTTGGAATAATCCACCAATAGCGCAAAAATATAAGTTTCATCGTGATGTGCAAAAGTATAAGAATGACTTTAAATTAGAGCTGATTGCTCATGAGCTTGGTCATTGTATTTGGAGTTTGAGTCACACTCCTGAGAAAAATGAAATTATGAGTGTAAATCATTCTAGTCCATTGAGCGCACAGGCATGGGACAAATTTGCTATGCAAATCATAGCCCATCAGCATTTGTTTAAAGATCTCGATTGGCTTTTAAAACAACAGAAAGAAAATAATGATCGTCAAGAATGATGAAATCTTCTGTTATATCAGTCTTTACTAAATCTCAATTACAGCAAAATTTTTGTACCTTGCAAAAGTAATTTTAATGTATATCTTTTGATGGGTATTTCATTTTTGAAAAAGCTCTATTTTTATTTTTAATGAGGTAATATGATGTCTCTTCGTACTTTAGGTCGTAGCCCTTCTCAAGCGCGACCAATTAAAATTACACCAAAATATTTAAAAAATCCTGCTGGTTCTGTTTTGGTTGAATATGGCGAAACCAAGGTGCTATGTTCTGCAAGTATAGAAGACACTTTACCGAATTGGATGCGTGGAACACGTGGACAAGGATGGGTCACTGCTGAGTACTCTTTACTTCCAGCATCTACTCAAGATCGCACTCGCCGCGAGCGTCAAAATCTTTCTGGTCGCACCCAAGAGATACAAAGACTTATAGGTCGTTCTTTAAGAGCTGTTGTCGATCTTAAACTACTTGGTGAAAGAACAATTATTGTAGATTGTGATGTGATTCAAGCTGATGGTGGTACACGTACTGCTTCGATTACTGGTGGATATATTGCATTAAAATTGGCAATTGAATCGTTAATCAAACAAAATAAATTAAAAAATAATCCTCTTCGTGATGCGGTTGCTGCAATTTCTTTAGGTGTTTTTGAAGATCAGGTTTTTGTAGACCTCGATTACCAAGAAGATCTCAAAGCAGATGTTGATCTTAATGTGGTGATGACCGCAAGTGGACAACTCCTAGAAGTTCAGGGATCTGCGGAAAAGCGTCCATTTACTCGAGAGAATTTAAATAAAATGCTAGATCTTGCATCAAGTTCTTTACAAGAAATATTTGATGAACAAAACGCTGCGCTTGCTTGAGGTCACGATGATTGAATCCAGCAATATTAAACCAGATACATTTATGGTTGAGAGCTTGACGCAAAATTTTGGTAACGCTCTCATTCCTTCGCCATTAAGAACATCGTTTCAAACAGAAAACTTTGTTGATGATGGTAGGGATAGGATTCTTGTTGACATATCATTAAACGGGCTATTAAAGGCGTCTCGTCCTGAACAGGGAAATATTCTTTTTAACCCTCTTTCTTTTGAGTTGGCGGGGCCGCGAGAAAAAATATTTTGGAACCCCGAAAGTCTTAAAGTTGCAATTGTAACGTGTGGTGGACTCGCTCCAGGTCTCAATAACGTTGTCCAAAATTTAGTTACGTTTTTGTCGGACCGTTACAACGTCAAAAATATTTTTGGTGTGCCGTATGGGTATCAGGGATTTACTCACGACCCGCTTACCAAAAGATTTGCTTTTGGTTGGCGACGCCTCGATTCACTCTCTGTCCAAAATATTGATTTTGAAGGGGGTAGTGTTCTAGGAACGGGTCGAGGTCATTCTAATCATGTTAGTATTGTTGATGCCTTGATGTTACGCGATATCAATATTCTCTTTACAATTGGTGGAGATGGCACTTTAGCGGGTGCTCATGCTATTCATGAAGAAATTAAGCGTCGTAGAGTACCAATTGGATTGATTGGTATACCTAAAACAATTGATAATGATGTATTGTGGGTCAGTAAAACATTTGGTTTTGAATCTGCAGTTGCTAAATCTGTTGAAGCATTGCGCTGTGCGCAAACAGAAGCGCGCTCTGCATTTCATGGAATTGGTTTGGTAAAAATCATGGGACGCAATAGTGGTGCATTGACTGCAACTGCTGCCGTGGCAATGAATGATATTGATTTTGTTTTAGTGCCAGAAGTACCTATACGTTTAGAAGGACAAAATGGACTTTTAAATGCAATAGTGAGAAAAGTGCTTGATAAAGGAAACATCACCATTGCAGTCGCTGAAGGTGCAGGTCAAGACCTTTTTCCTCCTTCTGAGATTGAAAAAGATCCTAGCGGCAATGTAAAATTAAAAGATATCGGTAAATTTTTACAGAAAAAAATTACAGATGAATTTAAGGCAAGAAATATTGAAACGACGCTAAAATATATTGATCCAAGTTATATGCTCCGTGCTCAAACAACGTCAGCCGATGACTCAGTATTTTGTGCAAAACTTGGTCAAAATGCTGTTCATGCGGCAATGGCTGGCAAAACTGGCTGTATGGTAGGATATGCTCATGAACGCTTTACGCATGTTCCTTTATCTGCAGCGGCGCTTGGAAAAAAACAATTGAGTGTCAATGATCCTCTATGGCTTTCAGTTCTTGCTGCTACGGGACAACCTGTTCACTGGGATTAAATTAAAAATTAAAGCGTTTTTATGAGCTTTGGGGGATGAATTCAAATTCATGATTGCCGGTTCTAAAACGCTGAAATTTTATTTTTTACTTTCTATAATTTTTTCTTTTTTATTTCCTTTTGTTTTATCAATTATACTTTTTTGGAATTTTATATCTCATACTAACGAGAAAATGCGACTTGCAAATAGTCAATTGCAGAGAAGCATGAATTTAGAATTAATTGATACATTTCATAAAATTCAATCCTCTATTGTTATGGTATCACAGTCTGTAGAGCTAAAAAACTATTTTGATTCTACAATAGATGAACAATCTAGTAATTATAAAAAATTTACTTATTCTATTGATTTAATCAGAAAAAAAATGCCATATCATAATACAAAATGGCTTGTGTATAATACCAGAGGAAATTTAATTGTTAATATACCAGATAAAAATTATTCTACAAAAATTGATTTAAATGAAACTCAAAAATATGGAGCATATTTAAATAATAGTTTTAAAAGAATTGAATTTTTCATTCCAATTTCTTATAAAATTATTCCTAGTCAATTAAGTATAAAAAATAAAATAGGTTATATAATTGTTTTATTGGATATAAATGAAATACAGAAAAATTTTCCTATGCTACTTGAAATTCAAGCTATTTCAAATAACTTAGATATTGAGCAATTTAAAACAAAATTTAACTTAATTTATATGAATAATATAGAAATTAGTTTTATCTATTTATATATTTTTATTTCTTTTATTTTTTCTATTATTTTAATAATTTTTGGTTTGCAAATATTCCAGAGAAAAATTGTTGATAAAATAATTTTCCTTAGAAATAGAGTTATTAATGAAAGAAAAGGAGTAGAAAAAAATTTAATAGTTAATGAATTAGAGTCTTTGTCTTTTACATTTGATTTGTTTTTACGCTATACAGAATATCTTCAAAGAGAAATGAATAGAAATTCACAACTTATTGCAGTTGGAAATATTGCACACTTAATTGCGCATGATATCAAAAAACCATTTACAAAATTAGAATTTTTTATTCAGGAAATAAAAAAAATTAGTAATAAAGATAATAATGAAAATATTAAAAAATTACTCGTTTATTTTGAGCCTCATATAAAAAGCTCTGTCGATTATATTGATCACATGTTAAAAGAAATTATGGAAGCAGGAGTTAATGAGTTAAATATTTTAGAAAATGTAAAATTAGAAAATATTATTAATAAATCAATAAAAAATTTAATTATTGTTCAAGAAGATACAAATATAGAATTATTAATTAATATTAATAATGATTTTTATCTTAACGTCGATGAAAATAGAATTGTTAGGGTGTTTGTTAATATTTTAAATAACGCTATAGAAGCTATGAATTTTTATGGAAAAATATGGATTAATTCGAATTTAATCAAAAGTAATAATATTTTATATGCTGAAATTTGTATAGGAAATAGCAATTCTTATATTCCAGCAGATAAAATTAATCGATTATTTGATCCATTTTACACAATACATAAAACGCATGGCACTGGATTAGGTCTAGCGATTGCACAGAAAATTGTAAATTTACATGGTGGTGTTATTAGATGTCAGTCGCAGATTGAAAAAGGTGTAGAATTTATTTTCACATTACCTGTTAGTACAATAAAATATAATGTAAATATCTCAGAGATTCCAAATAATATAAAAGGTCAAAAATTATTTTTGGATTACTATGAAGAATTAACTTCAGAAAGTAAAAACTATTTTACTGAAACTTTAGTTGTGATCGATGACGATCCCCTTATTTGTAAGAGCTGGAAGCGAAACGTTAACGATATTAACGTACTTACTTTTTTAAGCCCTGAGAATTTTTTATTGTATATTGATAATAATAAAGAAATTTTAGGTAATATTAAATATTTAGTTTCGGATTATTATTTTGGAAAGGGTTCTCGTTATTTATTTGAAGATTTTATTGTAAAGTTAAAAAAAATTTATGGCGGAAAAATATTTTTATCGAGTGATTTAAATCTTGAGAGTGAAAATTTTATAAAAAAAGAAAAAATTATTATTATAAAAAAGAGAGTTTATTCTGCTCAAGAGTTAAAAAAATTCTAGCCATTTCCTGTAATAGCAAGGTCTTTAATTAAAATTTTTGGACAAATGCCTTTAACTGTAAGTTCTTCTTCAGAATCCACATAACAAATATTTTTAAGTAGTGTTAAAAAATCTCCCGCAACAGTTGCTGTTTCAATACTTGTTTTTTTATTATTTTCTACTATAAATCCATCAAATGGTAAAGAAAAAGATCCTTGCAGGGCATTTACTCCCGCATGTAGCGATTTTACATTTTCGATATTAATATACGGTTCAGTTGGCAAATTATCTTGAAATGCTGCCGCATTTTTATTAGATTTTATATGTAAAAAATGGGGTGATATCGTGATTTTTGCACCACTATTTGCGTTTCCTGTAGATGTTGTTAGAAATTTTTTAGCAGTATAGCTACTGTGTAAGAAATTTTTTAAAACTCCATT
This region of Spirobacillus cienkowskii genomic DNA includes:
- a CDS encoding HAMP domain-containing sensor histidine kinase produces the protein MIAGSKTLKFYFLLSIIFSFLFPFVLSIILFWNFISHTNEKMRLANSQLQRSMNLELIDTFHKIQSSIVMVSQSVELKNYFDSTIDEQSSNYKKFTYSIDLIRKKMPYHNTKWLVYNTRGNLIVNIPDKNYSTKIDLNETQKYGAYLNNSFKRIEFFIPISYKIIPSQLSIKNKIGYIIVLLDINEIQKNFPMLLEIQAISNNLDIEQFKTKFNLIYMNNIEISFIYLYIFISFIFSIILIIFGLQIFQRKIVDKIIFLRNRVINERKGVEKNLIVNELESLSFTFDLFLRYTEYLQREMNRNSQLIAVGNIAHLIAHDIKKPFTKLEFFIQEIKKISNKDNNENIKKLLVYFEPHIKSSVDYIDHMLKEIMEAGVNELNILENVKLENIINKSIKNLIIVQEDTNIELLININNDFYLNVDENRIVRVFVNILNNAIEAMNFYGKIWINSNLIKSNNILYAEICIGNSNSYIPADKINRLFDPFYTIHKTHGTGLGLAIAQKIVNLHGGVIRCQSQIEKGVEFIFTLPVSTIKYNVNISEIPNNIKGQKLFLDYYEELTSESKNYFTETLVVIDDDPLICKSWKRNVNDINVLTFLSPENFLLYIDNNKEILGNIKYLVSDYYFGKGSRYLFEDFIVKLKKIYGGKIFLSSDLNLESENFIKKEKIIIIKKRVYSAQELKKF
- a CDS encoding TerC/Alx family metal homeostasis membrane protein, whose product is MFSFLNSISVAPSWLWFGFVVVILVLLIIDLSLFSRLSQKKHTKIALIESGLWILLAIIFNIWFGFNYGVELGIEFFTGYLVEKTLSVDNIFVILLIFTSFKIPREYQHRVLFYGVLGAIIMRGSFILLGAQLILNFKWIIYVFGVILIITGIKLLRETDSHTSGKDNILVKFIKKFIPTTDKFHGNKFFIKKSKKYYATPLFLALIVIEATDLIFAVDSVPAVFAVTNDAFIAFSSNILAILGLRALYFVFAEWIVKLKYLKPGLAVILSFIGLKMLLIDVIKIPGWMSLIVIISILTTAGLGSWYSIKNQKFNK
- a CDS encoding ATP-dependent 6-phosphofructokinase, translating into MNKTLRLLEVTMIESSNIKPDTFMVESLTQNFGNALIPSPLRTSFQTENFVDDGRDRILVDISLNGLLKASRPEQGNILFNPLSFELAGPREKIFWNPESLKVAIVTCGGLAPGLNNVVQNLVTFLSDRYNVKNIFGVPYGYQGFTHDPLTKRFAFGWRRLDSLSVQNIDFEGGSVLGTGRGHSNHVSIVDALMLRDINILFTIGGDGTLAGAHAIHEEIKRRRVPIGLIGIPKTIDNDVLWVSKTFGFESAVAKSVEALRCAQTEARSAFHGIGLVKIMGRNSGALTATAAVAMNDIDFVLVPEVPIRLEGQNGLLNAIVRKVLDKGNITIAVAEGAGQDLFPPSEIEKDPSGNVKLKDIGKFLQKKITDEFKARNIETTLKYIDPSYMLRAQTTSADDSVFCAKLGQNAVHAAMAGKTGCMVGYAHERFTHVPLSAAALGKKQLSVNDPLWLSVLAATGQPVHWD
- the rph gene encoding ribonuclease PH codes for the protein MMSLRTLGRSPSQARPIKITPKYLKNPAGSVLVEYGETKVLCSASIEDTLPNWMRGTRGQGWVTAEYSLLPASTQDRTRRERQNLSGRTQEIQRLIGRSLRAVVDLKLLGERTIIVDCDVIQADGGTRTASITGGYIALKLAIESLIKQNKLKNNPLRDAVAAISLGVFEDQVFVDLDYQEDLKADVDLNVVMTASGQLLEVQGSAEKRPFTRENLNKMLDLASSSLQEIFDEQNAALA